The following proteins are encoded in a genomic region of Leptospira fainei serovar Hurstbridge str. BUT 6:
- a CDS encoding acyl-CoA dehydrogenase family protein, with protein MLQNHYFNDVPDLRLHFDHLIAWKEIIDSYENGFVDAEKYKAGDERYATAPSSYDEALEYYRTLLESLGEFAGKEIAPYVSELDKVGLKYENGRVIFPEKMLEIVRKARDAGLQPTGFSRKYGGLGIPWTVRAFFGEILYRVDASVCIAIGCVNLAEIIEKNGSEELKEAWLPRLAAGEFACAMGLTEPDHGSDLPGLRTRAVQKDGTTYLLNGTKRFITHGCGTGEIPAILLLLARTGNPGSGARGLSFFLVQSKDVQIAGIEKKMGLHCSPTCEVVLENTPGILIGEEGHGLIKHTMGMLNGARVGIAQQGVGIAQAALSETQKYTSERIQFGKPIAEIPAVRKILRRMERETMAMRGLVMECARSMDLYYFRGEHLREKGASERDLKSDVVLKYWERLAGLMTPISKFYCSETCVRVAGDGVQLHGGAGFTEDYDVSRIYRDSRITTIYDGTSQIQVNAAIGGIVTGMAAHGFLREYVENEWNHFATDEVKTLAEVWDAYREILSLYKELPSGEEREEIADEIVWATARLLSGLLFYKSTLRTPEELRAERLAHVEDYCLDSLAFTEGLKAKLRAKVSSARVA; from the coding sequence ATGCTCCAAAATCATTATTTTAACGACGTTCCGGATCTCCGATTGCATTTCGATCATCTTATCGCGTGGAAGGAGATCATTGATTCCTACGAAAACGGCTTTGTAGATGCGGAAAAATATAAAGCCGGAGACGAACGATATGCAACTGCACCTTCTTCTTACGACGAAGCGTTGGAATATTATAGAACTTTGTTAGAATCTCTCGGAGAATTTGCAGGTAAGGAAATCGCGCCGTATGTTTCGGAATTGGATAAAGTCGGATTGAAATACGAAAACGGCCGCGTTATATTTCCCGAAAAAATGTTGGAAATCGTTAGAAAGGCGCGTGACGCGGGACTTCAACCTACCGGGTTTTCCAGAAAATACGGAGGTTTGGGAATTCCTTGGACGGTCCGGGCTTTTTTCGGCGAGATACTTTATCGGGTAGATGCGTCCGTATGTATAGCGATCGGATGCGTGAATCTAGCCGAAATTATCGAGAAGAACGGAAGTGAGGAATTAAAAGAGGCTTGGTTGCCGAGACTTGCTGCCGGCGAATTCGCTTGTGCAATGGGGTTAACCGAACCGGATCATGGCTCCGATCTTCCCGGTCTGAGAACCCGTGCAGTTCAGAAAGACGGAACTACGTATCTCCTAAACGGAACGAAACGCTTTATCACTCACGGATGCGGTACGGGAGAAATTCCGGCAATTCTACTTTTATTGGCAAGAACCGGGAATCCCGGCAGCGGCGCTAGAGGACTATCTTTCTTTCTAGTCCAATCAAAAGACGTTCAAATTGCAGGGATCGAGAAGAAGATGGGTTTGCATTGTTCTCCCACTTGCGAAGTGGTTTTAGAAAATACGCCTGGAATCTTGATCGGAGAAGAAGGTCACGGTTTAATTAAACATACGATGGGTATGTTGAACGGCGCGAGGGTCGGTATAGCTCAGCAGGGCGTCGGAATCGCGCAGGCCGCGTTATCCGAAACACAAAAATACACGTCGGAACGCATTCAATTCGGAAAGCCGATCGCGGAGATTCCTGCCGTTCGTAAGATTTTGAGAAGGATGGAAAGAGAAACGATGGCGATGCGCGGCCTTGTCATGGAATGCGCTCGCAGTATGGATTTGTATTATTTTAGAGGCGAACATCTGAGAGAGAAAGGCGCATCTGAACGCGACCTGAAATCCGACGTAGTCTTAAAATATTGGGAAAGGCTTGCAGGATTAATGACGCCTATCTCTAAATTTTATTGTTCGGAAACTTGTGTTCGTGTTGCGGGAGACGGCGTGCAGCTTCATGGAGGCGCCGGATTTACGGAAGACTATGATGTTTCGAGGATATACCGAGATTCACGAATAACTACCATTTATGACGGAACTTCTCAAATCCAAGTCAATGCTGCAATCGGCGGCATAGTGACCGGAATGGCGGCTCACGGCTTTTTACGAGAATACGTCGAAAACGAATGGAACCATTTCGCAACGGACGAAGTCAAAACTTTGGCGGAAGTCTGGGACGCGTATAGAGAGATATTAAGTTTGTATAAAGAACTCCCGTCGGGCGAAGAGCGGGAGGAAATTGCGGATGAGATCGTTTGGGCGACCGCGAGATTATTGTCAGGCTTACTCTTTTATAAATCGACGTTGCGCACGCCCGAAGAATTAAGAGCCGAACGGCTTGCGCACGTCGAAGACTACTGTCTCGATAGTTTGGCGTTTACGGAAGGTTTGAAAGCGAAATTGCGCGCAAAAGTCTCTTCCGCCAGAGTAGCTTGA
- the fliD gene encoding flagellar filament capping protein FliD — protein sequence MPAFTIPGLSSGQDTNQIVKKLVELEAKPIRRLERQNNYNKAQVKAWNDLKILTTELQNKTREITSFTAPFATKSIVSEPEGVITGDASRSAASGKRKIDIKELATFHQISSEPIDTERKIPAGIFKIFSGENEKEIDFSGGTIRDLSIMIRTGAAGLAQPALVKVDQDKTVLTLTASQSGKENLLKFDDSSGVLKAAGLVAGMLPQEPPKVFPIAVEPLQTDVFQPEKYSMDKDAKPYFISDPVGKEPTKVKIGSKQAFKFLTEAKEAKKGSRIEASLSEPLVEGETISLGVIYEADEQEKIFLDAATHKEGKIKIILKSALDNKKIRAIIVVNQSGKEKEFSDFRLVIPSEFMGAKPAKTIVEAKDALFTVDGIEVTRPKNDGLTDVLDGINLNLHKKSEGPIVVDIKVDSQKGIKMIKEFVEAYNNVLKYSKEATAVDRESGVSDGKGEDPDISRAFWEGKTKTGILAGDNSIVRLVAGMKTVTTSSFSPLAGSEIRMLTDIGVSTGSVGSKWADIQEGFLQVDDQKLSQRLSENPDAVRHLFAQDSNSDARMDTGVGVNLVEHLKPYTQFAGGLVTSKIKLLEEQFADNNKKIKNFESHLSSYEKKLKEKFLYMEQGVGKNKAVGSYLNNNLSRGHGGDDGK from the coding sequence ATGCCCGCGTTTACAATTCCGGGACTTAGTTCCGGCCAAGATACGAACCAGATCGTTAAGAAGCTTGTAGAATTGGAAGCGAAGCCGATCCGTCGTTTGGAAAGGCAGAATAATTATAATAAAGCCCAGGTCAAAGCATGGAATGACCTTAAAATACTCACTACCGAACTGCAAAATAAAACTCGAGAGATCACTTCTTTTACCGCTCCGTTTGCGACTAAGTCGATCGTCTCCGAACCCGAAGGTGTGATTACCGGCGACGCTTCGCGTTCTGCAGCAAGTGGAAAGAGAAAAATCGATATTAAAGAATTGGCAACTTTCCATCAGATATCCAGCGAACCCATCGATACTGAAAGAAAGATTCCCGCAGGGATATTTAAGATCTTTTCAGGTGAGAACGAAAAGGAAATCGATTTCTCCGGCGGAACGATACGCGACCTTTCTATCATGATTCGCACGGGAGCGGCGGGCTTGGCACAGCCGGCTCTCGTCAAAGTAGACCAAGATAAGACCGTCCTTACTTTAACGGCTTCTCAATCGGGAAAGGAGAATTTACTTAAGTTCGACGATTCAAGCGGCGTGTTGAAGGCTGCCGGGTTGGTCGCCGGAATGTTGCCTCAGGAACCTCCTAAAGTTTTTCCGATCGCAGTTGAACCGCTACAAACCGACGTTTTCCAACCGGAAAAATATTCCATGGATAAGGACGCCAAGCCTTACTTCATTTCCGATCCCGTCGGAAAAGAACCGACGAAAGTCAAAATAGGTTCCAAGCAAGCGTTCAAATTTCTTACCGAAGCCAAGGAAGCTAAGAAGGGTTCGAGAATCGAGGCTAGTCTATCCGAGCCTCTTGTAGAAGGGGAAACGATTTCTCTCGGAGTAATCTACGAAGCCGACGAACAAGAGAAGATTTTTTTGGATGCGGCCACACATAAAGAAGGCAAGATCAAAATTATCTTAAAATCCGCGTTGGACAATAAGAAGATTCGCGCTATCATCGTAGTCAATCAATCCGGTAAAGAGAAAGAATTTTCAGATTTTCGTCTTGTTATTCCGAGCGAGTTTATGGGAGCAAAACCGGCTAAAACGATCGTCGAGGCAAAAGACGCATTGTTTACCGTCGATGGTATCGAAGTTACTCGTCCTAAGAACGACGGTTTAACCGACGTTCTCGACGGAATCAATCTGAATTTACATAAGAAAAGCGAAGGTCCGATCGTCGTCGATATAAAAGTGGATTCTCAGAAGGGAATCAAGATGATAAAGGAATTCGTAGAAGCATATAATAATGTTTTAAAGTATTCCAAGGAAGCGACTGCAGTGGATCGAGAAAGCGGGGTTTCCGACGGTAAGGGCGAAGATCCGGATATTAGCCGGGCCTTTTGGGAAGGAAAGACGAAGACAGGAATTCTTGCAGGCGATAACTCGATCGTTAGATTGGTTGCCGGAATGAAGACCGTCACGACGTCCTCTTTTTCTCCGTTAGCCGGCTCGGAAATTCGTATGCTAACGGATATCGGAGTCTCGACCGGATCGGTAGGTAGCAAGTGGGCGGATATTCAGGAGGGTTTCTTGCAGGTCGACGATCAAAAATTGTCTCAACGACTTTCCGAAAACCCGGACGCAGTGAGGCATCTTTTCGCCCAAGATAGTAATTCTGATGCTCGAATGGACACCGGTGTGGGCGTGAATCTTGTAGAACACCTAAAGCCTTATACTCAATTTGCAGGCGGTTTGGTTACTAGCAAAATCAAGCTTCTGGAAGAACAGTTTGCTGATAATAATAAGAAAATTAAAAACTTCGAATCCCATCTATCCAGCTACGAAAAGAAATTAAAAGAAAAGTTTCTGTACATGGAGCAGGGCGTCGGAAAGAATAAGGCCGTAGGATCCTACCTGAATAATAATCTCTCCCGAGGTCATGGTGGGGATGACGGGAAATGA
- a CDS encoding SpoIIE family protein phosphatase — translation MNPYLLIPLSALFLNLYLFIYVIALKGRHKVVNFYLLYSADLSLWIISVILYWSFLPKDWIIWIMRVTSISWLLSGTLFLEFVFVYLSKNPNILLYLFRGFSIAIFPIALTTDWIVAGVERKYWGDIISPGIFYVTSLNLLIIAPAIYSVFLLFVESRGKASALRKQCFLLSLGTLLSSLLGYLTTILPRILLDGNLSFPPLSGSASVIQSVCIFIAIAKYGFLEIRLERIALQLYSKLREGVILLSQNGDLLYWNESGREMLGFSANSPPPEKLDLSFYLEGFPIKPFARMDFRSKSPASSTQVGLADVTLPPSQARFLEVSCSEIPLSGRDKGHVFILREVTDKKEASEKISLLYSRVVKDLDIAREVQNTITTQKFPESDQYKVYSYFRPYDRVGGDVLNCTETQDGSIEVLFADVSGHGISSAMVAAMASIAFNVVSRRGSPPKEGLLFTNDLLTSVVTQHFISAVYLKYDPKDRILEYSYAGHHPGLLLRNGETQEIPGKGGVLLAVGTPILEEYKITLRPGDRVLFYSDGLFEVRGSKGIPMGNATLIEAVRKLSFQDSENLIRSLVSYSESFGDGVMTDDLTLFCLEIKG, via the coding sequence GTGAACCCTTATCTCTTGATTCCTCTATCCGCTCTCTTCTTGAACTTATATTTATTTATTTATGTCATCGCCTTAAAAGGAAGACATAAAGTAGTCAATTTTTATCTTCTTTATTCGGCGGATTTAAGCCTATGGATCATTTCTGTGATCTTATATTGGTCGTTTCTTCCGAAAGATTGGATAATCTGGATAATGAGAGTCACGTCCATTTCTTGGCTGCTTTCCGGAACCCTATTTTTAGAATTCGTATTCGTTTACTTATCAAAAAATCCTAATATTCTTTTATATTTATTTCGAGGGTTTTCTATAGCGATCTTCCCGATTGCCCTAACGACGGATTGGATCGTTGCCGGAGTGGAGCGAAAATACTGGGGGGATATTATTTCACCGGGCATTTTTTACGTTACAAGTTTAAACCTACTGATTATCGCGCCTGCTATTTACTCGGTATTTTTACTTTTCGTCGAATCTCGCGGTAAAGCATCAGCGTTGCGTAAACAATGCTTTCTACTTTCTTTAGGAACGCTTTTATCTTCGTTGCTGGGTTATCTCACTACGATTCTACCTAGGATTCTTTTGGACGGGAATTTAAGTTTTCCGCCTCTAAGCGGTAGTGCTTCCGTAATCCAATCCGTCTGCATATTCATCGCAATCGCCAAATACGGATTTTTGGAAATCAGATTGGAACGGATCGCATTACAACTTTATTCTAAACTAAGAGAGGGTGTGATTCTACTATCACAGAATGGAGATCTTCTCTATTGGAACGAAAGCGGTCGCGAAATGTTAGGTTTTTCCGCTAATAGCCCGCCTCCGGAAAAATTGGATCTGTCCTTCTATTTGGAAGGTTTTCCCATTAAGCCTTTCGCACGAATGGACTTTCGAAGCAAATCACCGGCAAGCTCCACTCAAGTAGGACTTGCCGACGTAACGCTTCCCCCATCTCAAGCGAGATTTTTGGAGGTTTCCTGTTCGGAAATTCCTTTATCAGGAAGGGATAAGGGACATGTCTTCATTTTGCGGGAGGTTACCGATAAGAAAGAAGCTTCCGAGAAAATCAGCTTACTCTATTCGAGAGTGGTTAAGGATCTGGACATAGCTCGAGAAGTTCAGAATACGATCACCACTCAGAAATTTCCCGAATCCGATCAATACAAGGTTTATTCCTATTTTCGCCCTTACGATCGCGTCGGAGGCGATGTATTAAATTGCACCGAGACGCAGGACGGCAGTATCGAAGTTTTGTTTGCCGACGTATCCGGGCATGGGATTTCTTCCGCGATGGTTGCGGCTATGGCATCGATCGCTTTCAATGTCGTTTCCAGAAGAGGATCACCTCCTAAGGAAGGTCTTTTATTTACGAACGATTTGCTTACATCCGTGGTAACTCAACATTTCATATCGGCCGTTTATCTAAAGTACGATCCGAAAGATAGAATCCTTGAATATAGCTACGCCGGGCACCATCCGGGATTACTTCTTAGAAACGGAGAGACTCAAGAAATCCCCGGAAAAGGCGGGGTATTATTGGCGGTAGGAACTCCTATCTTGGAAGAATACAAAATAACGTTAAGACCGGGAGATCGAGTTTTATTTTATTCGGATGGATTATTTGAAGTCCGCGGATCGAAAGGAATCCCGATGGGAAACGCCACCCTAATCGAAGCCGTTCGGAAATTGTCGTTCCAGGATTCGGAAAACTTAATCCGTTCTTTGGTATCCTATTCCGAGTCCTTCGGAGACGGGGTAATGACCGACGACTTAACGCTCTTCTGTTTGGAGATTAAGGGTTAA
- a CDS encoding DinB family protein: MIQVEYCKAMSLYNSWQNDSLLIVCASLKAEEWEADKRIFFGSIANTWNHLVLMDLAWLDRFQKRPVQITNFKERVFSSFDELAEKRRELDKSISNWTQEVSTEFLMQDLTFYSFMYSKEVTLPVWLLVTHFFNHQTHHRSQISTALFQSGFDYGVTDIPWNPIYHAES, encoded by the coding sequence ATGATTCAAGTTGAATATTGTAAAGCGATGTCGTTATATAATAGTTGGCAAAATGATTCTTTATTAATCGTTTGTGCTAGTTTAAAGGCGGAAGAATGGGAGGCGGACAAAAGAATATTTTTCGGGTCTATAGCGAATACTTGGAATCATCTAGTTTTAATGGATTTAGCTTGGTTGGATAGATTTCAAAAAAGGCCCGTCCAAATTACGAATTTTAAAGAAAGAGTTTTTAGCTCTTTTGACGAACTGGCAGAGAAAAGGCGGGAATTGGACAAATCGATTTCGAACTGGACCCAGGAGGTTTCCACGGAATTCCTGATGCAAGATCTTACATTTTATAGTTTTATGTATTCCAAAGAAGTGACATTGCCGGTTTGGCTACTAGTAACGCATTTTTTTAATCATCAAACGCACCATCGCAGCCAAATATCCACGGCTTTATTTCAATCCGGTTTCGATTATGGCGTTACGGATATTCCTTGGAATCCGATCTATCACGCGGAATCATAG
- a CDS encoding LIC13259/LIC11441 family protein encodes MRNVFAYLAAASIITATAVPVAEVNFEEKLLERMARIYEELLSSEERKVNAKGIAVLVREAKKSSEETRVMYAKAQTFAELLDKALSRRDQEFLYGELSLTLSNLAPKYSLHAFHCPTSKKGWIAKVETVRNPYLSEMREIGEKLN; translated from the coding sequence ATGCGCAATGTATTTGCTTATTTAGCAGCAGCCTCAATTATCACCGCAACCGCCGTTCCAGTAGCGGAAGTAAACTTTGAAGAGAAGTTACTCGAGCGTATGGCTCGCATTTATGAAGAATTGCTTTCCAGCGAAGAACGAAAAGTGAACGCGAAAGGAATCGCGGTCTTGGTTAGAGAAGCTAAAAAAAGCTCGGAAGAAACGAGAGTCATGTACGCGAAGGCCCAGACGTTCGCAGAATTGTTGGACAAAGCCCTCTCTCGCAGAGACCAGGAATTTCTTTACGGCGAGCTTTCCTTAACCTTAAGCAATCTCGCACCTAAATACTCGCTTCACGCTTTTCATTGCCCGACGAGTAAGAAAGGTTGGATTGCTAAAGTTGAAACTGTTCGTAATCCATATTTGTCCGAAATGCGCGAAATCGGGGAAAAACTTAATTAA
- a CDS encoding rhomboid family protein — translation MKRLKVFARLDFALSAKDFFFPLKRFLQNFSQNFHIENLTGYFAAVTAVVSAYSLLFDSDFGNITPLTLKERDWPSILLYVFKVNSSFFGNPWIGLIFYVYVFFFMGKILEEDLGIPRFNMYLWLGAVQITAGAIFSLYVPLAVDSSLFYECLFLAVAYRHPNMQIYIFFIIPVRIKWLGFLVAGIMLYTRITYVMITGSAFPLLGILVGLSNLILFYGKDIWRDLRGNVRTQMKSVKVDSLPTVHKCFVCGITEKDDPQMDFRYCVECADHEYCEKHLHNHQHVK, via the coding sequence ATGAAGAGACTGAAAGTATTCGCTCGCTTAGATTTTGCACTTTCAGCAAAGGATTTCTTTTTCCCATTGAAGCGTTTCCTACAAAACTTCTCACAAAATTTCCACATTGAAAACTTAACAGGTTACTTTGCCGCAGTAACGGCGGTCGTGAGCGCGTATTCTTTACTTTTTGATTCTGATTTCGGGAATATCACTCCCTTAACCCTAAAAGAAAGAGATTGGCCGAGCATACTTCTTTATGTATTCAAAGTAAACTCCAGCTTTTTCGGAAACCCATGGATCGGTTTGATCTTTTACGTCTACGTGTTCTTTTTTATGGGTAAAATCTTAGAGGAAGACTTGGGCATTCCTCGCTTTAATATGTACTTATGGTTGGGCGCGGTCCAAATTACCGCAGGCGCGATCTTTTCTTTGTACGTCCCGCTTGCCGTTGATTCCAGCCTATTTTATGAATGCCTGTTTCTTGCGGTTGCATATCGGCATCCTAACATGCAGATTTACATATTCTTTATCATTCCTGTTAGAATCAAATGGTTGGGTTTCTTGGTGGCCGGAATCATGCTTTATACCCGAATCACGTACGTAATGATCACCGGTTCCGCATTTCCATTACTCGGCATCTTGGTAGGTCTCTCTAATTTAATCCTATTTTATGGAAAGGATATTTGGCGTGATCTTAGAGGAAATGTAAGAACTCAAATGAAATCGGTCAAAGTCGATTCTCTTCCGACGGTCCATAAATGTTTCGTATGCGGCATTACGGAAAAAGATGATCCGCAAATGGATTTTAGATATTGTGTGGAGTGTGCTGATCACGAATATTGTGAAAAGCATTTGCACAATCATCAACACGTTAAATAG
- a CDS encoding SpoIIE family protein phosphatase → MNHYLFLPISALIINSLLISYVFARRFRSAVIGDFLRFALFLDLWLVSYILYWSLLPAPWMTLVFKLTCFTWIPTGLLFLEVVYKFLNLASKWVLYCFRFLTLLSILVTTSTDWVIKGSILYDWGYELEPNWLFLPMSAVVVSGPAYLGLSLILIERFKTDNGTIRRQLDLLIIGSIIAFSLSVYTELLNLDKNGRFLFPPLTPVSVTIQAVFIFWAITRYGFLNISLERIAVELFRDIHDGIILVKKNGEFFFANQSALFLLQTSPSQNGFFNPHNHFANYREDLDSHPREFQLLGRTGHVFVELTKSSIRISEEESGTLYLLRDVTERKISQEKIHQLYSHIVSDLEIARVTQSSIITQKFPDKESYRIQSFFQPIEKVGGDMLRVIEHPSGRVDILFADVSGHGIASAMVGGMLSIAFQIISPKLLSPKDSLFEIHNMLSKVVLHHHISAVFASYYPDENRLDFSYAGHHPILILRSGEVILLEGEGRIILAVRELLLNDYTFRLYPEDRIVFYSDGLFEVKNSVGDILGYETFLDWLKEMATRDTASLLEASQSKAIDFGQGKYNDDLAMLVIEVGGQ, encoded by the coding sequence ATGAATCATTATTTATTCCTTCCGATCTCTGCCTTAATTATCAATAGCCTGCTAATTTCCTACGTTTTTGCCCGGAGATTTAGAAGCGCGGTCATCGGAGATTTCCTGCGATTTGCCCTCTTTCTGGATCTATGGTTGGTCTCTTACATCCTTTATTGGTCGCTACTGCCAGCTCCGTGGATGACTTTGGTTTTTAAACTGACCTGTTTTACTTGGATTCCGACGGGGTTACTTTTTTTAGAGGTCGTATATAAATTTCTAAACTTAGCTTCGAAATGGGTTTTATACTGTTTTAGATTTCTAACTCTCTTATCGATCCTTGTAACGACTTCTACTGATTGGGTGATTAAGGGTTCTATACTCTACGATTGGGGATACGAATTGGAGCCGAATTGGCTTTTTTTACCTATGAGCGCGGTGGTTGTCAGTGGCCCGGCGTATTTGGGGCTCTCGTTAATCTTAATCGAACGCTTTAAGACCGATAACGGAACGATACGCAGGCAATTAGATCTTTTGATAATCGGTTCAATAATCGCATTTTCATTAAGCGTTTATACGGAGCTGTTAAACTTAGACAAGAATGGCAGGTTCTTATTTCCTCCACTGACTCCGGTATCCGTAACGATTCAAGCGGTCTTTATTTTTTGGGCGATCACTAGATACGGATTTCTAAACATTAGTTTGGAAAGAATTGCCGTAGAGTTATTTCGGGATATACATGACGGTATAATTTTAGTGAAAAAAAACGGGGAGTTTTTTTTTGCAAATCAATCGGCCTTATTCTTACTCCAAACCTCCCCTTCCCAAAACGGTTTTTTTAACCCGCATAATCATTTCGCAAATTATCGGGAGGACTTGGATTCGCACCCGAGAGAATTTCAACTTCTGGGTCGAACAGGACACGTTTTCGTAGAATTGACCAAATCCTCTATCCGCATTTCGGAGGAAGAATCGGGAACGCTATACTTATTGCGAGATGTGACGGAACGGAAAATTTCCCAAGAAAAAATTCATCAACTCTATTCTCATATCGTTAGCGATTTAGAGATAGCGAGAGTAACACAATCTTCGATCATCACGCAAAAATTTCCGGATAAAGAATCCTATCGAATTCAATCCTTCTTTCAACCGATCGAGAAGGTCGGGGGTGATATGCTTCGAGTGATCGAACATCCTTCAGGACGCGTCGATATCTTATTTGCCGACGTATCCGGGCACGGTATCGCTTCCGCGATGGTAGGAGGAATGCTTTCCATTGCGTTTCAGATCATCTCGCCAAAGCTTCTATCCCCTAAGGACAGTTTATTTGAAATTCATAATATGCTATCAAAAGTAGTTCTGCATCACCACATATCCGCGGTATTTGCGAGCTACTATCCCGACGAGAACCGTCTGGATTTTTCGTATGCGGGACATCATCCCATTCTTATTCTCAGAAGCGGAGAAGTTATATTGCTGGAAGGAGAAGGTCGGATCATACTAGCAGTACGGGAATTATTATTGAACGACTATACTTTCCGATTATATCCCGAAGATAGAATCGTTTTTTACTCCGACGGATTATTCGAAGTCAAGAACAGCGTAGGCGATATTCTAGGATATGAGACATTTTTAGATTGGCTAAAAGAAATGGCCACACGCGATACTGCATCCTTACTGGAAGCATCGCAAAGCAAAGCCATCGATTTTGGCCAAGGAAAGTATAACGACGATTTAGCAATGCTTGTCATCGAAGTAGGCGGACAGTGA